A region from the Benincasa hispida cultivar B227 chromosome 8, ASM972705v1, whole genome shotgun sequence genome encodes:
- the LOC120082551 gene encoding glutathionyl-hydroquinone reductase YqjG isoform X1: MLGYCYIYIYIYILLLLKSTIHLLNHSFTFPRLCCKMARSALDEMSSTGAFVRTASTFRNLISRDKSSEFPPESDRYHLYVSYACPWASRCLAYLKIKGLDKAISFTSVKPIWERTKDSDDHMGWVFPTSDTEEPGAEPDPLNGVRSIRELYELASTNYSGKYTVPVLWDKKLKTIVNNESSEIIRMLNTEFNDIAENPTLDLYPTHLQAHIDETNDWIYNGISNGVYKCGFARKQQPYDEAVKELYEALDRCEEILSKQRYLCGNTLSEADIRLFVTIIRFDEVYAVHFKCNKKLIREYPNLFNYTKDIYQTNGVGSSVNMEHIKKHYYGSHPTINPFGIIPLGPNIDYSSPHDRDRFSS; this comes from the exons ATGCTTGGCtattgctatatatatatatatatatatatactgctGTTGCTCAAATCCACAATTCATCTTCTAAATCACAGTTTCACGTTTCCAAG GCTTTGCTGCAAAATGGCACGCTCAGCGCTCGATGAAATGTCTTCAACAGGTGCTTTTGTAAGAACAGCTTCGACGTTTCGCAATTTGATTTCACGAGATAAATCCTCCGAATTTCCACCAGAATCAGATAGATATCATCTCTACGTATCATATGCTTGTCCTTGGGCCTCCAGATGCCTTGcatatttgaaaatcaaaggactcGATAAAGCGATCAGTTTCACG TCAGTCAAACCAATTTGGGAAAGAACCAAGGACTCTGATGATCATATGGGATGGGTTTTTCCTACTTCTGATACAGAGGAGCCTGGTGCTGAACCTGACCCTTTGAATGGAGTTAGAAGTATTAGAGAACTCTATGAACTTGCTAGTACAAATTACAGTGGAAAGTATACAGTTCCA GTTCTATGGGACAAGAAACTCAAAACAATCGTTAACAATGAGAGCTCAGAGATAATTCGCATGCTTAATACTGAATTCAATGATATAGCTGAGAATCCAACTCTGGATCTCTATCCCACTCACTTGCAAGCACACATTGATGAGACTAATGATTGGATATACAATGGCATTAGCAATGGTGTTTATAAATGTGGTTTTGCAAGGAAACAACAGCCTTATGACGAG GCTGTGAAAGAATTGTATGAAGCTCTGGACCGATGTGAGGAAATACTTTCCAAGCAACGTTACCTCTGTGGGAACACACTGTCTGAAGCAGACATTCGGCTGTTCGTCACCATTATAAGATTCGACGAG GTTTATGCAGTTCACTTCAAATGCAACAAGAAACTCATACGAGAGTATCCAAATCTGTTCAATTACACCAAAGATATATACCAAACTAATGGGGTAGGCAGCTCTGTTAATATGGAACACATAAAGAAGCATTATTATGGAAGCCATCCTACAATCAATCCATTTGGAATCATTCCTCTTGGCCCCAATATTGATTACTCTTCTCCTCATGATAGAGATAGATTTTCCTCATAG
- the LOC120082530 gene encoding uncharacterized protein LOC120082530, translating to MGKKEMLPTGGASICGDGGCERLEQALRECHKRLPEGPARRSACRHLNRSLAECLVATACPSEAEAVRTLCSSGGTALKRSQCEQAKFSLSFCLSSLQF from the coding sequence ATGGGAAAGAAAGAAATGTTACCAACCGGCGGAGCTTCGATATGTGGTGACGGCGGCTGCGAGCGGCTGGAGCAGGCTCTCCGAGAGTGCCACAAGCGACTTCCAGAAGGTCCGGCGAGGCGGTCAGCCTGCCGACACCTGAACCGATCTCTTGCAGAGTGTCTCGTGGCGACGGCTTGCCCTAGCGAAGCGGAGGCGGTGCGAACCCTCTGCTCCAGCGGCGGAACCGCTCTCAAGAGATCGCAGTGCGAGCAAGCTAAGTTTTCGCTCTCTTTCTGTCTCTCATCtctccaattttaa
- the LOC120082551 gene encoding glutathionyl-hydroquinone reductase YqjG isoform X2, with translation MARSALDEMSSTGAFVRTASTFRNLISRDKSSEFPPESDRYHLYVSYACPWASRCLAYLKIKGLDKAISFTSVKPIWERTKDSDDHMGWVFPTSDTEEPGAEPDPLNGVRSIRELYELASTNYSGKYTVPVLWDKKLKTIVNNESSEIIRMLNTEFNDIAENPTLDLYPTHLQAHIDETNDWIYNGISNGVYKCGFARKQQPYDEAVKELYEALDRCEEILSKQRYLCGNTLSEADIRLFVTIIRFDEVYAVHFKCNKKLIREYPNLFNYTKDIYQTNGVGSSVNMEHIKKHYYGSHPTINPFGIIPLGPNIDYSSPHDRDRFSS, from the exons ATGGCACGCTCAGCGCTCGATGAAATGTCTTCAACAGGTGCTTTTGTAAGAACAGCTTCGACGTTTCGCAATTTGATTTCACGAGATAAATCCTCCGAATTTCCACCAGAATCAGATAGATATCATCTCTACGTATCATATGCTTGTCCTTGGGCCTCCAGATGCCTTGcatatttgaaaatcaaaggactcGATAAAGCGATCAGTTTCACG TCAGTCAAACCAATTTGGGAAAGAACCAAGGACTCTGATGATCATATGGGATGGGTTTTTCCTACTTCTGATACAGAGGAGCCTGGTGCTGAACCTGACCCTTTGAATGGAGTTAGAAGTATTAGAGAACTCTATGAACTTGCTAGTACAAATTACAGTGGAAAGTATACAGTTCCA GTTCTATGGGACAAGAAACTCAAAACAATCGTTAACAATGAGAGCTCAGAGATAATTCGCATGCTTAATACTGAATTCAATGATATAGCTGAGAATCCAACTCTGGATCTCTATCCCACTCACTTGCAAGCACACATTGATGAGACTAATGATTGGATATACAATGGCATTAGCAATGGTGTTTATAAATGTGGTTTTGCAAGGAAACAACAGCCTTATGACGAG GCTGTGAAAGAATTGTATGAAGCTCTGGACCGATGTGAGGAAATACTTTCCAAGCAACGTTACCTCTGTGGGAACACACTGTCTGAAGCAGACATTCGGCTGTTCGTCACCATTATAAGATTCGACGAG GTTTATGCAGTTCACTTCAAATGCAACAAGAAACTCATACGAGAGTATCCAAATCTGTTCAATTACACCAAAGATATATACCAAACTAATGGGGTAGGCAGCTCTGTTAATATGGAACACATAAAGAAGCATTATTATGGAAGCCATCCTACAATCAATCCATTTGGAATCATTCCTCTTGGCCCCAATATTGATTACTCTTCTCCTCATGATAGAGATAGATTTTCCTCATAG